In Aquila chrysaetos chrysaetos unplaced genomic scaffold, bAquChr1.4, whole genome shotgun sequence, a single window of DNA contains:
- the LOC115338213 gene encoding uncharacterized protein LOC115338213: MAEEVVYADLRVPGGTAGTPTRGRCPRGCPLSPSLALAGGLILGVTIGVLGVLGDVLGAASGRPTGTPIPTAPACNGSAAELAAALRRDLCEEDDGARGRPKAPCGLCPPRLDPPSCCLLPNFGSRPYLGRCCPRLRRPRCPTAQPPRLPGCGLPGGGDGGTEPPLGGAAFSCPHLDLARRLPAAPTDRAARGPGPGLRGATTGSLGVGKLRGRAGGRAQIQCFSEAQLAVCTSASP; this comes from the exons ATGGCTGAGGAGGTCGTCTATGCTGACCTGAGGGTCCCGGGGGGGACAGCCGGGACCCCCACCcgag gccgcTGTCCCCGGGggtgtcccctgtcccccagcctggccctggccGGGGGCCTGATCCTGGGGGTGACCATCGGCGTCCTGGGGGTGCTCG GAGATGTTTTGGGTGCAGCGAGTGGGCGACCGACGGGGACCCCGATACCGACGGCACCCGCTTGTAACGGGAGCGCGGCCGAGCTGGCGGCTGCCCTTCGCCGTGACCTGTGCGAGGAAGACGACGGCGCCCGGGGGAGGCCGAAGGCTCCTTGTGGCCTCTGCCCCCCCCGGCTGGACCCCCCGAGCTGCTGCCTGCTACCGAATTTCGGCAGCCGCCCGTACCTGGGACGATGCTGCCCGCGATTGCGCCGCCCGCGCTGCCCGACTGCTCAGCCCCCGCGACTTCCCGGCTGCG GCCTCCCTGGAGGGGGTGATGGGGGAACCGAACCCCCTTTGGGTGGGGCTGCGTTTTCGTGCCCACACCTGGATTTGGCCCGACggctcccagcagcccccacc gaccgGGCAGCGCGGGGGCCAGGGCCGGGATTGCGGGGTGCTACGACGGGGTCGCTCGGCGTTGGAAAGTTGCGGGGCCGA gcgggcgggcgggcgcagATCCAGTGCTTCTCGGAGGCGCAGCTGGCCGTCTGCACGTCCGCGTCCCCCAG
- the LOC115338214 gene encoding LOW QUALITY PROTEIN: epithelial discoidin domain-containing receptor 1-like (The sequence of the model RefSeq protein was modified relative to this genomic sequence to represent the inferred CDS: deleted 1 base in 1 codon) — protein MGVLPLPLPLLLLAAGTQASGLQLDGHLDLGRCRFALGMEDGSIPDSRLSASSAWSDSTAARHGRLGRSDGDGAWCPAGPVFPEEEEFLEVDLGRLHVVTLVGTQGRHAGGHGREFARAYRLRYSRDRHRWLRWRDRWGAEVIGGNEDPEGVVLKDLAPPPVARALRVYPRAPRAMSVCLRLELYGCPWEAGLLSYTAPRGQVMALDPAPVVLNDSTYDGYSVGPLQFGGLGQLADGVLGLDDFVRSRERRLWPGYDYVGWRRPPGPRPHVELEFEFEGLRTFRAMQVHCNNMHTRGVSIFGEVECRFKRSLATAWEPTSATHSLAGAVKDPSARSVTVSLGGRQARFIQCHFFFTGEWMLFSEITFLSDAVEEAVGASGWPPAAPADPSAGVMAVPEDSWHGDMATNLTTLAPGEPKPGQPVAKADHSHTSILIGCLVAIILLLLGVIFLILWRQYWKKILGKAQRRPSEDELRVQLSVPGDTIVINNATGVARGPPRYERIPPGQGEYQEPTRPRPSLPPAPPGPAAPLANPAYRLLLATYAQPMGGLAWAPPDGAKPINTDGVAEPEGGAGAYAEADVTGGSAYAVAGPSPGPAPSPALPAFPRRRLRFREKLGEGQFGEVLLCEVEDPQALPPLSRPPDLPRGRPLLVAVKVLRPDATKNARRDFLQEARTLGRLRDPNIVRLLGVCAGAGPLCIITEYMEHGDLHQFLGGPRGPALSLATLLHVGAQIASGMRFLAGLNFVHRDLATRNCLVGEGFTVKVADFGMSRHLYAADYYRVRGRALLPIRWMAWECILMGTFTPASDAWAFGVTLWEVLTRCREQPYGRLSDEQVIANAGHHFRAQGRQEYLPCPPGCPAALHGVMLRCWSRDAADRPSFGLLHRLLRDHTVLA, from the exons ATGGGggtcctccccctgcccctccccctcctgctgctggccgcggggacccaggcgtccgggctGCAGCTCGATGGGCACCTCGACCTGG gCAGGTGCCGCTTTGCCCTGGGCATGGAGGACGGCTCCATCCCTGACAGCCGCCTCTCGGCCTCCAGCGCCTGGTCTGACTCCACCGCCGCCCGCCACGGCCG GCTGGGACGCAGCGATGGGGATGGTGCCTGGTGTCCCGCGGGTCCCGTCTTCCCAGAGGAAGAGGAGTTCCTGGAGGTGGACCTAGGTCGGCTGCACGTGGTGACACTGGTGGGGACACAGGGACGTCACGCCGGTGGCCATGGCAGGGAGTTTGCCCGCGCCTACCGGCTGCGCTACAGCCGTGACCGGCACCGCTGGCTGCGCTGGCGCGACCGATGGGGCGCTGAG GTGATCGGGGGTAACGAGGACCCCGAGGGGGTGGTGCTGAAGGACCTggca cccccccccgtggCGCGGGCGCTGCGGGTCTACCCCCGGGCCCCCCGTGCCATGAGTGTCTGCCTGCGCCTGGAGCTCTACGGCTGTCCATGGGAGG ccgGGCTCCTGTCCTACACGGCGCCGCGGGGACAGGTGATGGCCCTCGACCCGGCGCCTGTTGTCCTCAACGACTCCACCTACGACGGATACAGCGTTGGCCC GCTGCAGTTTGGGGGGCTGGGCCAGTTGGCGGACGGGGTGCTGGGACTGGATGACTTCGTGCGGAGCCGTGAGCGACGTCTTTGGCCGGGCTACGACTACGTGGGATGGCGTcggccccccggcccccgaCCCCACGTGGAGCTGGAGTTCGAGTTCGAGGGGCTGCGGACCTTCCGCGCCATGCAG GTTCATTGCAACAACATGCACACGCGTGGGGTGAGCATCTTCGGGGAGGTGGAGTGCCGCTTCAAGAGGAGCCTGGCCACGGCCTGGGAGCCCACCTCGGCCACCCACAGCCTGGCCGGGGCCGTCAAGGACCCCAGCGCCCGTTCGGTCACGGTGTCCTTGGGCGGGCGCCAGGCCCGCTTCATCCAGTGTCACTTCTTCTTCACCGGGGAGTGGATGCTCTTCAGTGAGATCACCTTCCTCTCGG ACGCAGTGGAGGAGGCGGTGGGGGCCAGTGGGTGGCCCCCAGCTGCCCCCGCTGACCCCTCGGCAGGGGTCATGGCTGTCCCTGAGGATTCCTGGCATGGGGACATGGCTACCAACCTCACTACCTTGG CCCCCGGGGAACCCAAGCCAGGGCAGCCAGTCGCCAAAGCTGACCACAGCCACACGTCCATCCTGATTGGCTGCCTGGTGGCCATCATCTTGCTCCTATTGGGCGTCATCTTCCTCATCCTCTGGCGGCAgtactggaagaaaatactggGGAAG GCCCAGCGCCGGCCCTCAGAGGACGAGCTGCGGGTGCAGCTCTCGGTGCCAGGTGACACCATCGTCATCAACAATGCAACCGGGGTGGCACGGGGACCCCCCCGCTACGAGCGCATCCCCCCGGGCCAAGGCGAGTACCAGGAGCCGACACGGCCGCGGCCATCGCTGCCTCCGGCCCCCCCTGGACCCG CAGCACCTCTTGCCAACCCGGCCTATCGGCTCCTGCTGGCCACCTACGCCCAGCCAATGGGAGGGCTCGCTTGGGCCCCGCCTGATGGGGCTAAGCCAATCAATACAGATG GTGTGGCAGAGCCCGAGGGCGGAGCGGGGGCCTATGCAGAGGCTGACGTCACTGGAGGTTCCGCCTATGCTGTGGCTGGCCCCTCCCCTggccccgcccccagccccgccctccccgcctTCCCTCGCCGGCGCCTCCGCTTCCGCGAGAAGCTGGGGGAGGGGCAGTTTGGAGAG GTGCTGCTGTGTGAGGTGGAGGACCCCCAGGCCCTGCCCCCCCTCTCGCGCCCCCCCGACCTGCCCCGAGGGCGCCCCCTACTGGTCGCCGTCAAGGTCTTGCGCCCCGACGCTACCAAGAACGCCag GCGGGACTTCCTGCAGGAGGCGCGGACCCTGGGGCGCCTGCGGGACCCCAACATCGTGCGGTTGCTGGGGGTGTGTGCGGGGGCCGGCCCCCTCTGCATCATCACCGAGTACATGGAGCACGGCGACCTCCATCAGTTCCTGGGGGGGCCTCGCGGCCCCGCCCTCAG cctggcCACCCTACTGCACGTGGGGGCTCAGATCGCCTCGGGGATGCGGTTCCTGGCCGGTTTGAATTTCGTTCACCGCGACCTGGCCACCCGTAACTGCCTGGTGGGCGAGGGCTTCACCGTCAAGGTGGCCGATTTCGGCATGAGCCGGCACCTCTACGCCGCCGATTATTACCGCGTACGGGGGCGGGCCCTGCTGCCCATCCGGTGGATGGCCTGGGAGTGCATCCTTATG GGGACCTTCACACCAGCCAGCGATGCCTGGGCTTTTGGGGTGACGCTGTGGGAGGTGCTGACACGGTGCCGCGAGCAGCCCTACGGGCGCCTGAGCGACGAGCAGGTCATCGCCAACGCCGGGCACCACTTCCGTGCCCAGGGCCGCCAG